One Phycisphaerae bacterium DNA segment encodes these proteins:
- a CDS encoding P-loop NTPase fold protein, with protein MSVKIRSSEFVIPKDNPFANDKLDRKKCADSLTNLVQNISGQLVININGGWGTGKTVFLKMWKQSLQNSGFTTIYFSAWEDDYCDDALIALIGQIWKDLKNSDFKEIAQTVKNCVAPIFKNTVFNAVRTMSAGVIDLDEKQLHSISEKAVDEYLVAGEKLQDLMKRLEELAQKISKDGKPLVIIVDELDRCKPIFAIELLEKIKHLFSIAGIVFVLGTDREQLGHSIKCIYGQDMDVNGYLRRFIDMEFILPVPNIEVFCSHIFNQFGLNEYFQKRLQATKGQLDDKRILSDIFAKLCACFQFSLRDIEHCCKMFVLAYMNTKEDHFIYPPLLAVLAVLKLANSKLYHRYVTGKCNSEKIMEYILEQPQGEVLLNTRQGIFVEAYLFAASPQNWRDIAHYQMTLLYTKKELTQPEYLSERIKKMSSENLGELLDRSMRLINNFEGEITNSTLGYLSSKIELVSLMLGYIE; from the coding sequence ATGAGTGTTAAGATAAGAAGTTCAGAATTTGTAATTCCTAAAGATAATCCTTTTGCCAACGATAAACTTGATAGGAAAAAATGTGCGGACTCTCTGACAAATTTAGTACAAAATATATCCGGCCAATTAGTTATCAATATAAATGGCGGATGGGGTACAGGTAAAACGGTTTTTTTGAAGATGTGGAAACAAAGCTTGCAAAATAGCGGTTTTACCACAATTTACTTTAGTGCATGGGAAGATGATTATTGCGATGATGCTCTCATAGCCCTAATTGGCCAAATATGGAAAGACCTTAAAAACTCAGATTTTAAGGAAATTGCCCAAACAGTAAAAAATTGTGTGGCTCCAATATTCAAAAATACTGTTTTTAATGCCGTACGAACAATGAGTGCAGGTGTAATTGATTTAGACGAAAAACAATTACATTCAATTTCTGAAAAGGCAGTTGATGAATATCTTGTTGCCGGCGAAAAACTACAGGATTTAATGAAACGTCTTGAGGAACTTGCTCAAAAAATATCCAAGGATGGCAAACCACTTGTTATTATTGTTGATGAACTTGATAGGTGCAAACCAATATTTGCCATAGAACTACTCGAGAAGATTAAGCATTTGTTTAGTATCGCAGGTATAGTATTTGTTCTTGGGACAGATAGGGAGCAACTTGGCCATTCGATAAAATGCATCTATGGCCAAGATATGGATGTAAATGGTTACCTGAGGCGTTTCATTGATATGGAATTCATTTTACCGGTACCAAATATTGAAGTTTTTTGTTCACATATTTTTAACCAATTTGGCCTTAATGAGTATTTTCAAAAGCGTCTTCAAGCAACCAAGGGACAGTTGGATGATAAGCGTATTTTGAGCGATATCTTTGCAAAACTTTGTGCTTGTTTTCAATTCTCACTAAGAGATATTGAACATTGCTGTAAAATGTTTGTTCTTGCCTATATGAACACAAAGGAGGATCATTTCATATATCCACCTCTACTTGCTGTTTTGGCAGTATTAAAGTTGGCTAACAGTAAATTATACCATCGATATGTTACTGGAAAATGTAATAGCGAAAAAATAATGGAGTATATTCTTGAACAACCTCAAGGAGAAGTTCTCCTAAATACACGTCAAGGTATTTTTGTTGAAGCGTATCTTTTTGCAGCTTCTCCCCAAAATTGGCGTGATATTGCACATTATCAGATGACATTGTTGTATACAAAAAAGGAACTGACACAACCCGAATATTTGTCAGAGAGGATTAAAAAGATGTCTTCTGAAAATTTGGGGGAATTATTGGACAGATCTATGCGTCTGATTAATAATTTTGAAGGTGAAATTACAAATTCTACACTCGGTTATCTTAGTAGCAAGATAGAACTTGTCTCGCTGATGCTTGGATATATAGAATAG